One genomic region from Halococcus agarilyticus encodes:
- a CDS encoding NuoI/complex I 23 kDa subunit family protein yields the protein MIGLLKSMATTMKHALDGSTFTVEYPDVAPEVSPRFRGVHKFSQERCIWCRQCENVCPNDTIQIVMDEQRNGEQYNLHIGQCIYCRLCEEVCPVDAILLTQNFEFTGDTKDDLAYNKEQLKNVPWYKDIDPLESREPDRGAWIGEGEGEVDYQ from the coding sequence ATGATCGGACTCCTCAAATCGATGGCGACGACGATGAAACACGCGCTCGACGGCTCGACGTTCACCGTCGAGTACCCCGACGTCGCACCCGAAGTCAGCCCCCGCTTCCGCGGGGTTCACAAGTTCAGTCAGGAACGCTGCATCTGGTGTCGACAGTGCGAGAACGTCTGTCCCAACGACACCATCCAGATCGTGATGGACGAACAGCGAAACGGCGAGCAGTACAACCTCCACATCGGCCAGTGCATCTACTGCCGGCTGTGCGAGGAGGTCTGTCCCGTCGACGCGATCCTCCTGACCCAGAACTTCGAGTTCACCGGCGACACCAAGGACGACCTCGCGTACAACAAAGAACAGCTGAAGAACGTGCCGTGGTACAAGGACATCGATCCGCTCGAATCCAGGGAGCCCGACCGCGGCGCGTGGATCGGCGAAGGCGAAGGCGAAGTGGACTACCAGTAA